One part of the Rhodococcus oxybenzonivorans genome encodes these proteins:
- a CDS encoding glycosyltransferase, giving the protein MRVAVVAGPDPGHAFPALALCLAFIEAGDEPVLFTGTRWIEPARAAGVPTELLKGLAPRPIDDDLDAGARIHGRAAHISTELLPDLRAMNPDLVVSDILTAGGGMAAERLGIPWIELSPHPLYAPSKGLPPIGSGLAPGTGVRGRIRDTLMRAATARSIRQGERQRAQARVSVGLPSKDPGPVRRLVATLPALEVPRPDWPAETYVVGPLLWEPTDEVLPVPEGSDPLVMVAPSTAFTGAEGMLETTLSGLEGAGVRVIASILEGAPTTVPAWARAGLGRQDVMLQQADVVVCGGGHGMLAKALLTGVPVVVVPGGGDQWELANRAVRQGSAVMVRPPSPDALRAAVEQVLSHAAFAEAAQRAAKTIAEVDDPVVVCRGALR; this is encoded by the coding sequence GTGCGAGTCGCTGTGGTCGCCGGGCCGGATCCCGGACATGCCTTTCCTGCCCTTGCCTTGTGCCTGGCATTCATCGAGGCGGGCGACGAACCGGTCCTGTTCACCGGCACCCGCTGGATCGAGCCGGCACGGGCAGCCGGAGTGCCCACCGAATTGCTGAAGGGCCTGGCACCACGGCCCATCGACGACGATCTCGACGCAGGTGCGCGCATCCACGGACGGGCCGCGCACATCTCCACCGAACTCCTGCCCGACCTGCGCGCGATGAACCCTGACCTGGTGGTCTCCGACATCCTCACCGCGGGCGGTGGAATGGCCGCCGAGCGGTTGGGAATCCCCTGGATCGAACTGTCACCGCATCCGCTCTACGCACCGTCGAAGGGATTGCCGCCGATAGGTAGTGGTCTCGCTCCCGGTACCGGTGTCCGCGGCCGGATTCGCGACACGCTCATGCGGGCCGCGACGGCACGATCGATCCGGCAGGGTGAGCGGCAGCGTGCGCAGGCGCGCGTCAGTGTCGGGCTGCCGAGCAAGGACCCGGGGCCCGTGCGCCGACTTGTCGCCACCCTCCCTGCGCTCGAGGTTCCGCGACCCGATTGGCCTGCGGAAACGTATGTGGTCGGCCCGCTGTTGTGGGAACCGACCGACGAGGTGCTACCGGTCCCCGAGGGCAGTGATCCGCTGGTCATGGTTGCGCCGTCCACCGCCTTCACCGGCGCCGAAGGCATGCTCGAGACCACCCTCAGCGGACTCGAGGGAGCCGGAGTACGGGTGATCGCCTCGATTCTGGAGGGAGCGCCGACGACGGTCCCGGCCTGGGCGCGCGCCGGGCTCGGACGGCAGGATGTCATGCTGCAGCAGGCCGACGTCGTCGTCTGCGGGGGTGGCCACGGGATGCTCGCAAAGGCGCTGCTTACAGGAGTCCCGGTGGTGGTGGTGCCCGGAGGCGGCGATCAATGGGAACTGGCCAACCGTGCCGTCCGGCAGGGGAGCGCCGTCATGGTTCGACCACCGAGCCCGGATGCTCTTCGTGCCGCGGTGGAACAGGTGCTGTCCCACGCGGCATTCGCCGAGGCGGCACAGCGGGCCGCGAAAACCATCGCCGAAGTCGATGATCCCGTCGTAGTGTGCCGTGGAGCGCTGCGATGA
- a CDS encoding glycerol-3-phosphate dehydrogenase/oxidase, with amino-acid sequence MTDGIASHSSALHADRRTRELHQLADDGRIDVLVIGGGVTGAGVALDAATRGLNVVLVEKRDLAFGTSRWSSKLVHGGLRYLASGNVGIARESAIERGILMTRTAPHLVRALPQLVPVLDSTTVFGKTLVRAGFLAGDILRAGAHTSPTVLPRSRTVRPDRVAELAPAVRRQGLRGGLIAFDGQLVDDARLVIGLARTAAMHGAKILTRTGAYKVTGTSATLRDELTGSEMVIEARTVINAAGVWSGEIDPDISLRPSRGTHLVLSAGRLGNPTAALTVPIPGASNRFVFALPAQLGRVYLGLTDEAAPGPVPDIPAASEEEIDFLLATVNTALENPLGRSDVLGTFAGLRPLLHTGDGSTADLSRNHAVLHSSTGLVSVVGGKLTTYRKMAEDAVDAVVELAGLPAGPCRTRALPLVGTASPDALRNVVAPPSLIARYGTEAALVAADPAMLAPIADGLDVSRAELDFGVSHEGALDVDDLLDRRTRIGLVAADRARALGAAESAFETR; translated from the coding sequence GTGACCGACGGAATTGCGTCTCACTCCTCGGCGCTCCATGCCGACCGCAGGACGCGCGAACTGCACCAGCTGGCAGACGACGGGCGCATCGACGTACTCGTGATCGGTGGCGGCGTGACCGGCGCCGGTGTGGCCCTCGATGCCGCGACGCGGGGGTTGAATGTCGTGCTCGTCGAGAAACGCGACCTCGCGTTCGGAACCAGCAGGTGGAGTTCCAAGCTCGTACACGGGGGATTGCGCTACCTGGCGTCGGGCAACGTCGGTATCGCACGTGAAAGTGCGATCGAACGGGGGATTCTGATGACCCGGACGGCCCCGCACCTCGTCCGGGCACTGCCGCAGCTGGTTCCCGTCCTCGACTCCACCACCGTGTTCGGCAAGACCCTGGTTCGCGCGGGTTTCCTCGCGGGCGACATCTTGCGCGCCGGGGCACACACGTCGCCGACCGTCCTGCCGAGGTCGCGGACGGTGCGTCCCGACCGTGTGGCCGAGCTCGCCCCAGCAGTGCGCAGGCAGGGGTTGCGAGGCGGTCTCATCGCGTTCGACGGCCAGCTCGTCGACGACGCCCGACTCGTGATCGGTCTCGCCCGTACGGCGGCGATGCACGGCGCGAAAATTCTCACACGGACGGGCGCGTACAAGGTGACCGGCACGTCGGCCACACTGCGTGACGAGTTGACCGGGTCGGAAATGGTAATCGAGGCGCGCACGGTGATCAACGCGGCGGGGGTCTGGTCGGGGGAGATCGACCCCGACATCAGTCTCAGGCCGAGTCGTGGCACGCACCTCGTGTTGTCCGCAGGCCGCCTCGGCAATCCCACCGCCGCGCTGACCGTGCCGATCCCGGGGGCGTCCAATCGTTTCGTCTTCGCGTTGCCGGCCCAATTGGGAAGGGTGTACCTGGGTTTGACGGACGAGGCAGCACCGGGGCCTGTGCCCGACATCCCGGCCGCGTCCGAGGAGGAGATCGACTTCCTGCTGGCCACGGTCAACACTGCTTTGGAGAACCCGCTGGGACGCTCCGATGTTCTGGGTACCTTCGCAGGTCTGCGCCCCCTCCTCCACACCGGCGACGGCTCGACGGCCGACCTGTCTCGCAACCACGCGGTCCTGCATTCCAGCACGGGACTCGTCAGCGTGGTCGGTGGCAAACTGACCACCTACCGCAAGATGGCGGAAGACGCGGTCGACGCCGTCGTCGAGCTCGCAGGACTGCCGGCGGGTCCCTGCCGCACTCGCGCACTGCCGCTCGTCGGTACGGCCTCCCCGGACGCCCTGCGGAACGTGGTCGCGCCGCCGTCGCTGATCGCCCGCTACGGGACCGAAGCCGCGCTCGTCGCCGCCGACCCGGCCATGCTGGCGCCGATTGCGGACGGGTTGGACGTCAGCCGTGCCGAACTCGACTTCGGGGTCTCGCACGAGGGCGCGCTCGACGTGGATGATCTCCTCGACCGGCGTACCCGGATCGGGCTCGTCGCCGCCGACCGGGCGCGGGCGCTGGGCGCTGCCGAATCGGCGTTCGAGACTCGGTGA
- a CDS encoding TetR/AcrR family transcriptional regulator: MSIRNPLSRDDSTPSVDDAILDAARSCILDFGLRRTTLAEVARRAGVSRPTVYRRWADTRAVVADLMTREIADLTPAFTLAEPVFDQLVDAVVDVSAAVRHHPLFVKILRSDQDLFTTYVLERLGTSQKAIIDRVALAVVAGQRQNSVRAGDSRHIATMVLLIAQSAVQSAAMVAEELPDDALTEELRRAIGAYLEPRNHESAGGLR; this comes from the coding sequence ATGTCTATCCGTAATCCTCTGTCGCGTGACGACAGCACGCCGAGCGTCGACGACGCCATTCTCGACGCAGCACGTTCCTGCATCCTCGACTTCGGGTTGCGCAGAACCACCCTGGCCGAGGTCGCACGCCGGGCGGGGGTCAGCCGACCGACGGTCTACCGCCGTTGGGCGGACACCCGGGCGGTGGTCGCCGACCTCATGACGCGCGAGATCGCCGACCTCACCCCGGCATTCACACTCGCCGAGCCGGTTTTCGACCAACTCGTCGACGCTGTCGTCGACGTCTCCGCGGCGGTGCGACACCATCCACTTTTCGTCAAGATTCTGCGCTCGGATCAGGACCTCTTCACGACGTATGTCCTCGAGCGCCTGGGAACCAGCCAGAAAGCGATCATCGACCGGGTGGCACTCGCCGTGGTTGCCGGCCAGCGACAGAACTCCGTGCGCGCCGGCGACAGTCGCCACATCGCCACCATGGTGCTGCTCATCGCACAGTCCGCGGTCCAGTCAGCGGCAATGGTCGCCGAGGAACTACCCGACGATGCGCTTACCGAAGAGCTGCGCCGGGCGATCGGTGCCTATCTTGAACCACGGAACCACGAGAGCGCTGGAGGACTTCGGTGA
- a CDS encoding PIG-L deacetylase family protein, whose protein sequence is MQPVPEDWHRGLVVVAHPDDIEYGAAAAIARWTAQGKDIRYVLATSGEAGIAGLHPRESGPIREEEERRSAAVVGVSQVEFLGYPDGRLVESLDLRRDLAAAIRRHRPDMVVTAHFGGTWGPGQPNSADHRALGRSVLDAAADAANEWIFPELGERGLPPWRGVRWVAVNTMQPTHAVDVTDTVDRAVLSLTEHARYLEALSDIPVGKQARAQVEAVTAPHPGFEADRAVGFDLYYFE, encoded by the coding sequence ATGCAACCGGTACCTGAGGACTGGCATCGCGGGCTCGTCGTCGTCGCCCACCCCGATGACATCGAATACGGGGCGGCAGCGGCGATCGCCCGATGGACCGCGCAGGGCAAGGACATCCGATATGTGCTCGCGACCAGTGGCGAAGCCGGAATCGCGGGACTGCACCCTCGCGAATCGGGTCCCATCCGCGAGGAGGAGGAACGTCGCTCGGCGGCCGTCGTGGGGGTGTCCCAAGTGGAGTTTCTCGGCTACCCCGACGGGCGGCTCGTCGAGAGTCTGGATCTGCGCCGCGACCTCGCTGCGGCCATTCGGCGTCATCGCCCCGACATGGTGGTGACCGCACACTTCGGCGGTACCTGGGGACCCGGGCAGCCCAACAGTGCCGACCATCGAGCCCTCGGACGCAGTGTCCTCGATGCCGCAGCGGATGCCGCGAACGAGTGGATCTTCCCCGAACTGGGGGAGAGGGGACTGCCGCCGTGGCGCGGCGTGCGCTGGGTCGCGGTCAACACCATGCAACCCACTCATGCGGTCGACGTCACGGACACCGTCGATCGAGCCGTGTTGTCACTCACCGAGCATGCACGCTATCTCGAAGCGCTGTCCGACATCCCCGTGGGAAAACAGGCGCGCGCCCAGGTCGAGGCGGTCACCGCCCCACACCCCGGATTCGAAGCCGACCGCGCCGTCGGCTTCGACCTCTACTACTTCGAGTGA
- the pspM gene encoding phage shock envelope stress response protein PspM gives MSTTRGGRPGRVVRSATVVSGLVGVQGALRDAGESVVEAAQRWRDPRERLLRKKRRARRWAQRYGIMSGSSATGAAGLALAAAPEWSMVMAGGGAVVFAVPAVMALNRYRKLGAVVPPPGRPDRRPLPSPSSAAREPMERLVHSERALHGILGVLSRSAAISPDDIEETHRTARSAAAALHAVAVDIAEMESAAAGSRAAAPSLHRAIASAAAQLDDGVDQFEELVAAAAEVTVPGASGAVGGLATERAELVSATEKLAGLAAALGEIDDIVRRYR, from the coding sequence ATGAGTACCACCCGAGGTGGCCGACCCGGACGTGTCGTCCGGTCGGCCACTGTCGTATCCGGCCTCGTTGGAGTGCAGGGCGCCTTGCGGGACGCCGGTGAGTCGGTCGTCGAGGCTGCTCAGCGCTGGCGTGATCCGCGCGAACGCCTGTTACGGAAGAAGCGACGCGCTCGCCGGTGGGCGCAGCGCTACGGCATCATGTCCGGATCCTCGGCGACCGGTGCTGCGGGCCTCGCCCTCGCCGCTGCTCCCGAATGGTCGATGGTGATGGCCGGCGGCGGCGCGGTCGTGTTCGCGGTGCCGGCCGTGATGGCGCTGAACCGTTACCGGAAGCTCGGCGCAGTCGTGCCGCCGCCGGGCCGCCCTGACCGACGGCCCCTTCCGTCGCCCTCCTCGGCCGCCCGGGAGCCGATGGAGCGGCTCGTGCACAGCGAGCGCGCACTCCACGGAATTCTGGGGGTACTCAGTCGCTCGGCGGCGATCAGTCCGGATGACATCGAGGAGACCCACCGCACAGCGCGGTCCGCGGCGGCCGCTCTGCACGCGGTCGCCGTCGATATCGCGGAGATGGAGAGCGCCGCCGCCGGAAGCCGGGCAGCAGCGCCGTCGCTCCACCGGGCCATCGCGTCCGCCGCCGCCCAACTCGACGACGGCGTCGATCAATTCGAGGAATTGGTAGCTGCTGCCGCCGAAGTCACGGTTCCCGGCGCGTCCGGGGCGGTGGGCGGCTTGGCTACCGAACGTGCGGAGCTGGTGTCGGCTACCGAAAAGCTGGCCGGCCTCGCCGCGGCGCTCGGCGAGATCGACGACATCGTGCGCCGATACCGCTGA
- a CDS encoding PspA/IM30 family protein, producing the protein MANPFVKGWKYLMALFNSKIDEKADPKVQIQQAIEDAQRQHQALSQQAASVIGNQRQLEMKLSRQLDEVEKLNANARQAVNLADQAQAAGDTEKAIQYTNAAEAFAAQLVTAEQGVEDLKALHDQSLQAAAQAKKAVEQNAMALQSKVAERTKLLSQLEQAKMQERVSESLRSMDSTLSAPGNTPSLDAVRDKIERRYADALGSAELAQNSVSGRMMEVQQASIQMAGHSRLEQIRASMKGDALPSGGTAAPATPAANQQPPAAGQTGTAGQ; encoded by the coding sequence ATGGCTAATCCTTTCGTCAAGGGATGGAAGTACCTGATGGCGCTCTTCAATTCCAAGATCGATGAGAAGGCTGACCCCAAGGTTCAGATTCAGCAGGCGATCGAGGATGCGCAGCGTCAGCACCAGGCCCTTTCACAGCAGGCCGCGTCTGTCATCGGCAACCAGCGCCAGCTCGAGATGAAGCTGAGCCGTCAGCTCGACGAGGTCGAGAAGCTGAACGCCAATGCCCGGCAGGCCGTCAACCTGGCTGATCAGGCGCAAGCTGCCGGTGACACCGAGAAGGCGATCCAGTACACCAACGCCGCCGAGGCCTTCGCTGCTCAGCTGGTGACAGCAGAGCAGGGCGTCGAAGACCTCAAAGCTTTGCACGATCAGTCTCTCCAGGCCGCCGCGCAGGCAAAGAAGGCCGTGGAGCAGAACGCGATGGCACTGCAGTCCAAGGTTGCGGAACGCACCAAGCTGCTCAGTCAGCTCGAGCAGGCGAAGATGCAGGAGCGGGTCAGCGAGTCGCTGCGTTCGATGGACAGCACGCTGTCCGCGCCCGGCAATACACCCAGCCTCGACGCCGTGCGCGACAAGATCGAACGCCGCTACGCCGACGCACTGGGCTCCGCCGAACTCGCCCAGAACTCGGTCTCCGGTCGCATGATGGAAGTGCAGCAGGCCAGCATCCAGATGGCAGGCCACAGCCGCCTCGAGCAGATCCGCGCGTCGATGAAGGGTGATGCGCTCCCTTCCGGTGGGACCGCCGCCCCGGCTACCCCAGCCGCCAACCAGCAGCCTCCCGCCGCGGGCCAGACCGGCACTGCGGGTCAGTAG
- a CDS encoding helix-turn-helix domain-containing protein, whose protein sequence is MALLLREAIGDSLRRTRVSQSRTLREVSNSARVSLGYLSEVERGRKEASSELLAAICDALEVPLSDVLVDVSESLSDRSSAGRTADGASAEVSARAGSTTIARDTRVVIPAPTAQALAAA, encoded by the coding sequence ATGGCGCTGCTATTGCGTGAGGCAATCGGTGACAGTCTTCGGCGCACGCGCGTTTCGCAGAGCCGGACCCTGCGTGAGGTGTCGAACAGTGCGCGAGTGAGCCTCGGGTACCTGTCCGAGGTCGAGCGGGGGCGTAAAGAGGCCTCGAGCGAGCTTCTGGCGGCGATCTGCGATGCGTTGGAGGTTCCACTCTCCGATGTCCTCGTCGACGTCAGCGAGTCGCTGTCCGACCGATCGTCGGCCGGGCGTACCGCTGACGGAGCTTCGGCCGAGGTGTCCGCACGGGCCGGTTCGACGACCATCGCCCGCGACACGAGGGTCGTGATTCCCGCGCCGACGGCGCAGGCACTCGCTGCTGCGTAG
- a CDS encoding CinA family protein — protein MTDPLTPGTRVGELVDLLTRRGETVATAESLTAGLLAATIAGVPGASKILRGGLVVYATNLKETLAGVDPVSLAVDGPVSASTAAGLAEAARVRCTADWGIGLTGVAGPDTQDGHPVGTVFLGISGAGGHSVLELRLAGDRWGIRKSAVSAAVSELLDRVQETSAG, from the coding sequence ATGACCGACCCGTTGACCCCGGGCACCCGCGTGGGCGAACTGGTGGATCTGCTGACCCGGCGCGGTGAGACGGTCGCGACTGCGGAATCACTGACGGCGGGACTTCTCGCGGCGACCATCGCGGGCGTCCCGGGCGCCAGCAAGATCCTCCGCGGCGGCCTCGTCGTCTATGCGACAAATCTGAAGGAGACCCTTGCAGGCGTGGATCCCGTCTCGCTGGCCGTGGACGGACCCGTTTCGGCGTCCACCGCTGCTGGACTTGCCGAGGCTGCACGTGTGCGCTGCACCGCCGATTGGGGGATCGGCCTGACCGGTGTCGCGGGCCCGGACACGCAGGACGGGCACCCCGTAGGCACGGTATTCCTGGGGATCTCCGGTGCCGGTGGGCACTCGGTGCTCGAACTGCGATTGGCGGGCGACAGATGGGGAATCCGTAAATCTGCGGTTTCTGCGGCCGTGTCGGAACTCCTCGATCGCGTGCAGGAAACATCCGCAGGCTAA
- the pgsA gene encoding CDP-diacylglycerol--glycerol-3-phosphate 3-phosphatidyltransferase — MSTQREDRPAADDPTAANPAVEPASETQVPLLNIANILTILRILLVPVFLVVLLIGDGHELVWRLVATGVFAVAAITDRIDGQLARKYGLVTDFGKLADPIADKALIGAALVGLSVLGDLPWWVTVVIAVRELGITLLRFAVLRHAVIPAGRGGKLKTLVQTIAIGFYLLPLPDAFDVAGWVLMGAAVALTVITGLDYVVQAVRLRAGVHRVEMRAGTGA; from the coding sequence ATGAGTACGCAGCGTGAGGATCGGCCTGCGGCAGATGACCCGACGGCTGCGAACCCCGCTGTCGAGCCGGCGAGTGAGACGCAGGTGCCACTACTCAACATCGCCAACATTCTGACGATCCTGCGGATCTTGCTGGTGCCGGTCTTCCTGGTCGTACTGCTGATCGGCGACGGTCACGAGCTGGTGTGGCGGCTGGTGGCGACAGGCGTGTTCGCGGTGGCGGCCATCACGGACCGGATCGACGGTCAGCTGGCCCGCAAATACGGATTGGTCACCGATTTCGGCAAGCTCGCCGATCCGATCGCAGACAAGGCGCTGATCGGTGCCGCACTGGTCGGTCTCTCCGTGCTGGGCGATCTGCCCTGGTGGGTGACGGTCGTCATCGCGGTACGTGAACTGGGCATCACCCTGCTGCGGTTCGCCGTGTTGCGCCACGCCGTCATTCCGGCAGGCAGGGGAGGAAAGCTCAAGACACTCGTGCAGACGATCGCGATCGGTTTCTACCTCTTGCCCCTTCCCGACGCCTTCGATGTCGCCGGCTGGGTACTCATGGGCGCTGCCGTGGCGCTGACGGTGATCACCGGGCTCGACTATGTCGTCCAGGCCGTTCGTCTACGTGCCGGGGTCCACCGAGTCGAGATGAGGGCGGGTACCGGCGCATGA
- a CDS encoding amino-acid N-acetyltransferase — MTSRTPNTADNQLIVRRARTSDVPEIKRLIDIYAGKILLEKNLVTLYESIQEFWVAERDDAVIGCGAMHVLWADLGEVRTIAVDPQAKGRGAGHQVVAKLIEVARELELERLFVLTFEVDFFAKHGFVEIDGTPVTAEVYAEMCRSYDTGVAEFLDLSYVKPNTLGNTRMLLTL; from the coding sequence ATGACATCTCGGACGCCGAACACCGCCGACAATCAGCTGATCGTGCGGCGAGCACGAACCTCCGACGTGCCCGAGATCAAGCGTCTGATCGACATCTACGCCGGCAAGATTCTGCTCGAAAAGAACCTCGTCACTCTGTACGAATCCATCCAGGAGTTCTGGGTCGCCGAGCGGGACGACGCTGTAATCGGTTGCGGCGCAATGCACGTCCTGTGGGCCGACCTGGGCGAGGTGCGCACCATCGCAGTCGATCCGCAGGCGAAGGGCCGGGGCGCGGGCCACCAGGTGGTCGCAAAACTGATCGAGGTCGCGCGCGAACTCGAGCTCGAACGACTCTTCGTGCTCACCTTCGAGGTCGACTTCTTCGCCAAACACGGGTTCGTGGAGATCGACGGCACACCCGTCACCGCGGAGGTGTACGCCGAAATGTGCCGTTCGTACGACACCGGTGTCGCCGAGTTCCTCGACCTCAGCTATGTCAAGCCCAACACCCTCGGGAACACCCGGATGCTCCTCACACTCTGA
- a CDS encoding YciI family protein: MSLFVVEYTYSDETAAGRDEHRAAHRAWLGDLVERKTVLSSGPFADGSGAFIIVDAADAETVELLFTHDPFAVHNLVTASRIVEWIPVLGEFSL; the protein is encoded by the coding sequence ATGTCACTGTTCGTAGTGGAGTACACCTATTCGGACGAGACCGCGGCCGGCCGCGACGAACACCGTGCCGCCCACCGGGCCTGGCTCGGTGACCTCGTCGAGCGCAAGACCGTACTGTCTTCGGGTCCGTTCGCCGACGGCAGTGGTGCCTTCATCATCGTCGACGCCGCCGACGCCGAGACCGTGGAGTTGCTGTTCACCCACGACCCGTTTGCCGTCCACAACCTGGTGACGGCGTCCCGGATCGTGGAGTGGATCCCGGTACTCGGCGAGTTCAGTCTCTGA
- a CDS encoding TerC family protein, producing the protein MHVSPLVWVITCVVILGLFVFDFFAHVRTPHAPSFRESAFWSTVYIAIAILFGLIVMWLWGSQYGGEYFAGYVTEKALSVDNLFVFVIIMATFSVPREFQQKVLLIGIVMALVMRGIFIAVGAAAINTYSWVFYLFGAFLIYTAYTLVRDHGHEKEVEEERDSKIVTLVKKVLPTTDSYDGDKLVTRINGKRVVTPLLLALVAIGFTDVLFALDSIPAIYGLTQEPYLVFTANAFALMGLRQLYFLIGGLLDRLVYLSYGLSIILAFIGVKLVLHALHENTLGFVNGGEHVAVPEISTGMSLAVIVGVLAVTTVASLLKTRNMSSVT; encoded by the coding sequence ATGCATGTCTCGCCGCTGGTCTGGGTCATCACCTGTGTGGTGATTCTCGGACTGTTCGTCTTCGACTTCTTCGCCCACGTGCGCACCCCGCACGCCCCGAGCTTCCGGGAGTCGGCCTTCTGGTCGACGGTGTACATCGCCATCGCGATCCTGTTCGGATTGATCGTGATGTGGCTCTGGGGCAGCCAGTACGGCGGGGAATACTTCGCGGGTTACGTCACCGAGAAAGCGCTGTCGGTCGACAACCTCTTCGTCTTCGTGATCATCATGGCGACGTTCTCCGTGCCGCGGGAGTTCCAGCAGAAGGTACTTCTGATCGGTATCGTCATGGCGTTGGTGATGCGCGGCATCTTCATTGCCGTCGGCGCGGCGGCCATCAACACTTACAGCTGGGTGTTCTACCTGTTCGGCGCGTTCCTCATCTACACCGCGTACACGCTGGTCCGGGACCACGGGCACGAGAAAGAGGTCGAGGAGGAACGCGACAGCAAGATCGTCACCCTGGTGAAGAAGGTTCTTCCCACCACGGATTCCTACGACGGCGACAAGCTCGTCACCAGGATCAACGGCAAGCGCGTGGTCACACCGCTGCTTCTGGCACTCGTCGCCATCGGCTTCACCGACGTGCTGTTCGCCCTCGACTCGATTCCGGCGATCTACGGCCTCACTCAGGAGCCGTACCTGGTCTTCACCGCCAACGCGTTCGCGCTCATGGGACTGCGCCAGCTGTACTTCCTGATCGGTGGGCTGCTCGACCGGCTCGTGTACCTGTCCTATGGACTGTCGATCATTCTGGCGTTCATCGGTGTCAAGCTCGTGTTGCACGCGCTCCACGAGAACACGCTGGGCTTCGTCAACGGCGGGGAACACGTCGCGGTCCCCGAGATCTCGACGGGCATGTCCCTCGCCGTCATAGTCGGGGTGCTGGCCGTCACGACCGTGGCCAGCCTCCTCAAGACGCGGAACATGAGCTCCGTCACGTAG